The DNA segment GCGCGGCAGCTCTTGGTGCTCGGACGGCGCACGGGGCGGATTGCGATGCGGTTTGCCACCGCCCATGCGGATGAGCTTGACCTCACCATGCCGCAGTTTCAGACGCTGCGCGCCTTGCGCCACCGCAGTTGCCGCATGAGCGATCTCGGCGGTCGGCTGATGGTGAGCAAGCAATGGGCCTCGCAGAGCGTCGACTCGTTGGTTCGCGCGGGCCTGGCGACGCGGGCGGAGGACCCGGACGACCGCCGCCACGCGGTGGTAAGCGCCACGCCGGAGGGTCTCGAGGCACTCGAGACACACGAGCAGGCCCTCGCCACGTTCCTGGCGGGTGCGCTGGACGGGATGCCCGCCGAGGCGCTCGAACGCCTCGATGAGGCGTTGACTGAGCTGAATGCGCACATGGCCCGGCGCCGCGACCAAGGCTATTTCCGCTCGCTGCGAGAAGCGGGCAAGCGTGAATCCGGAGACAAGACATGACCGATGAATCCCGCTCGCCGCAGCCTGCTCCCGCTGAG comes from the Chloroflexota bacterium genome and includes:
- a CDS encoding MarR family winged helix-turn-helix transcriptional regulator; this translates as MTVREIDDRAVATSGSDDATADALVQSARQLLVLGRRTGRIAMRFATAHADELDLTMPQFQTLRALRHRSCRMSDLGGRLMVSKQWASQSVDSLVRAGLATRAEDPDDRRHAVVSATPEGLEALETHEQALATFLAGALDGMPAEALERLDEALTELNAHMARRRDQGYFRSLREAGKRESGDKT